A single genomic interval of Alcaligenes sp. SDU_A2 harbors:
- a CDS encoding electron transfer flavoprotein-ubiquinone oxidoreductase: MSERESMEYDVVIVGAGPAGLATAIRLKQLAQEKEQELSVCVLEKGAELGAHILSGAVMDTRALDELIPDWKAKGAPVSVEVTEDKFLFLTEKSARATPEWLLPDCFKNHGNYIVRLGNVVQWLGEQAEALGVDIFPGFAAAHVLYNDSGAVRGVVTGDMGVARDGTHTAHYQPGMELLARYTVFAEGSRGHLGRELIARYALDQGRNAQSYGIGIKELWEVDPSQSRPGLVTHTAGWPLDSDTYGGSFLYHLDNNLVMVGMVVGLDYANPWLSPFEEFQRYKTHPAIRPTFEGGKRIAYGARSLTAGGLLALPKLSFPGGVMVGCEAGFLNASRIKGSHAAIKSGTLAAQAAFEALQAGRQHDELTQYPLQFEQSWLHEELNKARNFKQWFKKGRSIASVMTFVEQGLLKGKMPWTLRNDKPDHACLQPAAECARIDYPKPDGKITFDRLSSVFISNTNHEEDEPIHLTLKDPKVPVAVNLARYGGPEARFCPAGVYEFVKTETGDDRLQINAQNCVHCKTCDIKDPTQNIVWVPPQGGEGPVYSGM, encoded by the coding sequence ATGTCAGAACGCGAATCGATGGAATATGACGTAGTCATCGTGGGAGCGGGACCGGCGGGACTGGCCACGGCCATCCGCCTCAAACAACTGGCCCAGGAAAAAGAACAAGAACTGAGCGTCTGTGTTCTGGAAAAAGGGGCCGAGCTCGGTGCCCATATCCTGTCCGGCGCAGTCATGGACACGCGCGCCCTGGACGAGCTGATCCCCGACTGGAAAGCCAAGGGGGCTCCAGTCAGCGTCGAAGTCACCGAAGACAAATTCCTCTTTCTGACCGAGAAAAGCGCCCGGGCCACGCCCGAATGGCTATTGCCCGACTGTTTCAAGAACCACGGCAATTACATCGTGCGCTTGGGCAATGTGGTGCAGTGGCTGGGCGAGCAGGCCGAAGCACTGGGCGTGGACATATTTCCCGGCTTTGCCGCCGCCCATGTGCTCTACAACGACAGCGGTGCCGTACGCGGCGTGGTCACCGGCGACATGGGCGTTGCCCGCGACGGCACCCATACCGCCCATTATCAGCCCGGCATGGAATTGCTGGCCCGCTACACCGTGTTTGCCGAAGGCTCACGCGGTCACCTGGGCCGCGAACTGATCGCGCGTTATGCGCTTGACCAAGGACGCAACGCGCAAAGCTACGGCATCGGCATCAAGGAACTATGGGAGGTCGACCCGTCCCAATCCCGCCCGGGCCTGGTCACGCACACGGCTGGCTGGCCTCTGGACTCGGACACCTATGGCGGCTCCTTCCTGTATCATCTGGATAACAATCTGGTCATGGTGGGCATGGTGGTGGGCCTGGACTACGCCAACCCCTGGCTGTCGCCCTTTGAAGAATTCCAGCGCTACAAAACACACCCGGCCATACGCCCCACGTTCGAGGGCGGCAAGCGCATTGCCTACGGAGCCCGTTCGCTGACGGCCGGTGGCTTGCTAGCCCTGCCCAAACTCAGTTTCCCAGGCGGCGTCATGGTGGGCTGCGAAGCCGGGTTCCTGAACGCCTCGCGCATCAAAGGCAGCCATGCCGCGATCAAGTCGGGCACACTGGCTGCGCAAGCGGCGTTCGAAGCCTTGCAGGCCGGTCGCCAACACGACGAATTGACCCAGTACCCCCTGCAATTCGAGCAGTCCTGGCTGCACGAGGAGCTGAACAAAGCACGCAACTTCAAGCAATGGTTCAAGAAAGGTCGCTCCATCGCATCGGTCATGACCTTTGTGGAACAGGGATTGCTCAAAGGCAAAATGCCCTGGACACTGCGCAACGACAAACCCGACCACGCCTGTCTGCAACCGGCGGCCGAATGCGCCCGCATCGACTACCCCAAGCCCGATGGCAAGATCACCTTCGACCGTCTAAGCTCCGTATTCATTTCCAATACCAACCACGAAGAAGACGAGCCTATCCACCTGACCCTGAAAGACCCCAAGGTCCCGGTGGCTGTCAATCTGGCCCGCTATGGCGGCCCGGAAGCCCGGTTCTGCCCTGCCGGGGTGTACGAATTCGTAAAGACCGAAACAGGCGACGACAGGTTACAGATCAATGCGCAGAACTGCGTGCATTGCAAAACCTGTGATATCAAAGACCCGACCCAGAACATTGTCTGGGTTCCGCCCCAAGGCGGCGAAGGCCCGGTTTACAGCGGCATGTAA